Proteins encoded by one window of Candidatus Endomicrobium procryptotermitis:
- a CDS encoding phage terminase large subunit produces MSEALINIVDKFLILLKQTSYRIFVFWGGRGGAKTHNMARALLVRCYKKKIRVVILREVMSSIEESLKEVIEQVIKDSGLSSNFRIYSKKIIGINGSEILFMGMRSDEKKKSAQKMKGLEGVDIVWFDEAQTATLDSLNVLIPTVRKRDSEIWFSLNRITDHDAVWDMFCVSPAEDVYVSKVNWNDNYFWNETMEADRKRIEKTQPEAYPHIYEGEPMDAEGVLSLLTRTEILTAQGREYTNEMLAGSSKIISLDVARFGDDESTLTKRQGIWMFQKAFKGLDGTALANIVKTENDEWEADGIIIEVTGVGASVCDNLTRLGVEHFEINPAEKPADSTFHNKRAEYWWKLREWIKNHGILTNNEKLSADLRAMRYGYQKQTEKIIMESKNEIKKRLGRSPDYGDGLALSFAVPIPKKSLNMISSNNIANGSNYNPFDD; encoded by the coding sequence ATGTCGGAAGCGTTAATTAATATTGTTGATAAATTTTTAATTTTATTGAAACAAACTTCCTACCGCATTTTTGTTTTTTGGGGCGGCCGCGGTGGTGCCAAGACGCATAATATGGCAAGGGCGCTCCTTGTAAGATGTTATAAAAAGAAAATAAGAGTTGTGATTTTAAGAGAGGTAATGTCTTCAATTGAAGAATCGCTGAAAGAGGTTATAGAGCAGGTTATCAAAGACAGCGGGCTATCGTCTAACTTTAGGATATATTCAAAAAAGATTATCGGTATTAACGGAAGTGAAATATTGTTTATGGGTATGCGTTCAGACGAAAAAAAGAAATCTGCGCAGAAAATGAAAGGGCTTGAAGGCGTTGATATTGTGTGGTTTGACGAAGCGCAGACGGCTACGTTGGACAGCTTGAACGTTTTAATTCCGACTGTAAGAAAGCGCGACTCTGAAATTTGGTTTTCACTAAATAGAATTACCGACCATGATGCAGTATGGGATATGTTTTGTGTTAGCCCGGCGGAAGATGTGTATGTGTCGAAAGTTAATTGGAATGATAATTATTTTTGGAATGAAACCATGGAAGCCGATAGAAAAAGAATTGAAAAAACACAGCCTGAAGCTTATCCACACATCTACGAGGGAGAACCAATGGATGCGGAAGGAGTACTTTCACTTTTAACAAGAACTGAGATTTTAACTGCTCAAGGTAGAGAATATACAAATGAAATGCTTGCCGGTTCATCCAAAATTATAAGTTTAGATGTTGCAAGGTTTGGAGACGATGAAAGCACTTTGACAAAAAGACAGGGCATATGGATGTTTCAAAAGGCATTCAAAGGTTTAGATGGTACGGCGTTGGCTAATATCGTAAAGACTGAAAACGATGAATGGGAAGCGGACGGAATAATTATTGAAGTTACCGGAGTAGGCGCAAGCGTTTGTGATAATTTGACAAGGTTGGGCGTTGAGCATTTTGAAATTAATCCGGCAGAGAAGCCTGCAGATTCGACATTCCACAACAAACGCGCTGAGTATTGGTGGAAGCTAAGAGAGTGGATTAAAAATCATGGAATTTTAACTAATAATGAAAAATTAAGCGCAGACTTAAGAGCTATGCGGTACGGTTATCAAAAGCAGACTGAAAAGATTATTATGGAATCTAAAAACGAAATAAAAAAACGTTTGGGAAGAAGTCCTGATTACGGAGACGGCTTAGCTTTAAGTTTTGCCGTGCCGATACCGAAAAAATCTTTGAATATGATAAGTTCAAATAATATCGCAAACGGGAGTAATTATAATCCGTTTGATGATTAG
- the dnaG gene encoding DNA primase, which translates to MTIPSDVIERIKISNDIVSVVSGYVPDLKRAGRNWKACCPFHNDKTPSFVVSPEKEIFSCFSCHVSGDVFKFVMLSENISWIEAVKKLARNANIEIQKDNHNAIKPSEKQKIYSLLERAAAFYHKNLLCNPDAAHARQYLSKRGVNDLSIEKFFLGYAPKGSLLSVAAKQGFSAEDLIKAGLIAPATGGSLFEYMSERIVFPIFDVRGQVIAFGGRVLTDERKPKYLNTPETAVYSKSYHLYGLFQTLPELRKERKAILLEGYMDVVIPQQCGVVGAVASLGTSLTNEQAKLIARHADSVKLLYDADDAGRKATRRALEILAEEAIESNVPALPAGVDADEFLCSYGKEAFSTLLAESKSSINWIIESIDEESVNLSPEKKAKLIAEYFSFVMKSPNEIIQNEYIKKISTRFIVNSDVVWREFKRQKYLQHRKKYYEKKK; encoded by the coding sequence ATGACAATACCGTCAGACGTGATTGAACGTATTAAAATTTCAAACGATATAGTTTCCGTTGTGAGCGGATATGTTCCGGATTTGAAGAGAGCTGGTCGGAACTGGAAGGCGTGCTGCCCGTTTCATAATGATAAGACGCCTTCTTTTGTTGTGAGTCCAGAAAAAGAGATATTTAGTTGCTTCAGTTGCCATGTTTCCGGAGATGTTTTTAAGTTCGTAATGTTGTCTGAAAATATATCTTGGATTGAAGCGGTAAAAAAGCTTGCCCGGAATGCAAATATTGAAATTCAGAAAGATAACCACAATGCCATAAAACCGTCTGAAAAACAAAAGATATACAGCTTGCTAGAAAGAGCCGCGGCATTTTATCATAAGAATCTATTGTGCAATCCTGACGCGGCGCATGCGCGGCAGTACCTTTCTAAGCGCGGAGTTAATGATTTGAGTATAGAAAAGTTCTTTTTGGGGTACGCGCCAAAAGGATCCCTTTTAAGCGTTGCTGCGAAACAAGGCTTTAGCGCTGAAGATTTAATAAAAGCCGGCTTGATAGCGCCGGCAACTGGCGGAAGTTTGTTTGAGTATATGTCAGAACGCATTGTGTTCCCTATATTTGATGTAAGAGGACAGGTTATAGCGTTTGGCGGTCGGGTCCTTACGGATGAGCGGAAACCTAAGTATCTGAACACTCCGGAAACAGCAGTGTATTCAAAATCTTATCATCTTTACGGGCTGTTTCAGACGCTTCCTGAGCTTAGAAAAGAAAGAAAGGCAATATTGCTCGAAGGTTACATGGACGTTGTTATACCGCAGCAATGCGGCGTTGTAGGGGCTGTGGCTTCACTTGGGACATCTTTAACCAATGAACAGGCAAAGTTGATAGCAAGGCATGCTGACAGCGTTAAGTTGCTTTATGATGCAGATGATGCCGGCAGGAAAGCTACAAGACGGGCTTTAGAAATTTTAGCTGAAGAAGCTATTGAAAGTAATGTGCCGGCTTTGCCTGCCGGTGTTGATGCTGATGAGTTTTTATGTTCTTACGGAAAAGAAGCTTTTAGCACTTTGCTTGCCGAGTCTAAAAGTTCAATAAACTGGATAATAGAAAGTATTGATGAAGAATCAGTTAATTTATCCCCGGAGAAAAAGGCTAAATTGATTGCAGAATATTTTAGCTTCGTAATGAAGTCCCCAAATGAAATTATCCAAAATGAATACATAAAAAAAATATCAACTAGGTTTATAGTAAACAGTGATGTTGTCTGGCGAGAATTTAAAAGACAAAAATATTTGCAGCACAGGAAGAAATATTATGAAAAAAAGAAATAA
- a CDS encoding helix-turn-helix domain-containing protein, producing the protein MVKPKDIFDNEMLTIEEIAAKLGVCKKWVQMRCMRKYTNEPIPYRRIGRRFWFIYDEVKDWNTKRKGL; encoded by the coding sequence ATGGTTAAACCAAAAGACATATTTGATAATGAAATGCTCACAATTGAAGAGATTGCCGCGAAACTTGGCGTATGCAAAAAGTGGGTACAGATGCGTTGCATGAGAAAGTATACAAATGAACCTATTCCATATAGACGCATAGGACGGCGCTTTTGGTTTATTTATGATGAAGTAAAAGACTGGAATACCAAAAGGAAGGGATTATGA
- a CDS encoding helix-turn-helix domain-containing protein has product MVKSDDIVKRILQAIEESGYSQREFARKSGIAENLISDWRRGAGKPSMASIRKVADGSKKNLNWFFDNSIKDVAINTGSNSATGRNASVGTNNSEESKFLKKENSLLRRENKFLREQLEAYKEADKKRKAYILAEK; this is encoded by the coding sequence ATGGTTAAGTCCGACGATATTGTGAAAAGAATTTTGCAAGCAATAGAAGAGTCCGGTTACTCTCAAAGAGAGTTCGCGCGGAAATCTGGGATTGCTGAAAACTTAATAAGCGATTGGAGAAGAGGTGCAGGAAAACCTTCTATGGCATCTATTAGAAAGGTTGCAGATGGAAGTAAAAAAAATTTAAATTGGTTTTTTGACAACAGTATCAAGGACGTGGCAATAAATACCGGCAGTAATTCAGCAACAGGAAGAAACGCAAGCGTGGGTACAAATAATAGTGAAGAAAGTAAATTTTTAAAAAAAGAAAACAGCTTATTGAGGCGCGAGAATAAATTTTTAAGAGAGCAATTGGAAGCATATAAAGAAGCAGATAAAAAAAGAAAAGCATATATTCTTGCCGAAAAATAA
- a CDS encoding tyrosine-type recombinase/integrase: protein MSSKLEKQGNKWTFRYYENGKQKRKTVEAFSHQQAKDLQLEFLHKNTTGAKKLFNITLQAYLKEYLNYSETNKRPNSYRKDKYTIDNILNLTKINLLKDITPKHIEEYKTHRSKKIKPISVNRELQSVKAIFNKAVEWKYLQESPTKSVKYIKQPIRPPRFLNEEEVKNLLKTATGFYKDMIIIALYTGFRISEVYYLQWQDVDFDKNLISVNPKHDFTPKDYEFRSIPINANLKGYLLKIKPASAKNNDYIMPSRKPINTIFTAIPKIFKKAGIKNASFHTLRHTFASHLVINGISLYTVSQLLGHSKIETTMIYAHLSKDHLKNSVDSLNFSLKI from the coding sequence ATGTCCTCAAAATTAGAAAAACAAGGCAATAAATGGACGTTTCGTTATTATGAAAACGGTAAGCAAAAAAGAAAAACCGTAGAGGCTTTCTCACATCAACAAGCGAAAGATTTACAGTTAGAGTTTCTACATAAAAACACTACCGGCGCAAAGAAACTCTTCAATATTACATTGCAGGCCTACTTAAAAGAATATCTAAATTACTCCGAAACAAACAAACGTCCTAATTCATACCGTAAGGATAAATATACAATTGACAACATTTTAAATCTCACAAAAATAAATCTTTTAAAAGACATCACACCTAAGCATATTGAAGAATACAAAACACACAGGTCAAAAAAAATTAAACCTATTTCGGTAAACAGGGAATTACAGAGTGTGAAGGCTATATTTAATAAAGCAGTAGAATGGAAGTATTTACAGGAAAGTCCGACAAAAAGTGTAAAATATATCAAGCAGCCTATACGTCCGCCAAGATTTTTAAATGAAGAGGAAGTTAAGAATCTTTTAAAAACTGCAACTGGTTTCTATAAAGATATGATTATTATAGCATTGTACACCGGGTTCAGAATTAGTGAAGTATATTATTTGCAGTGGCAAGATGTCGACTTTGATAAAAACCTTATATCCGTTAATCCCAAACATGATTTTACGCCAAAAGACTACGAATTCCGCTCGATACCCATAAACGCCAACCTTAAAGGCTATCTCTTGAAAATCAAGCCGGCAAGCGCCAAAAACAACGATTATATAATGCCTTCTCGAAAACCTATCAATACAATATTTACCGCTATACCAAAAATATTTAAGAAAGCCGGCATTAAGAATGCCAGCTTTCACACACTGCGGCATACTTTCGCCAGCCATCTAGTAATAAATGGAATAAGCCTTTATACTGTCAGCCAGCTCTTAGGACACAGCAAAATAGAAACAACCATGATATACGCCCACCTTTCAAAAGACCACTTAAAAAACAGCGTAGACAGCCTTAATTTCAGTTTAAAAATCTAG
- a CDS encoding XTP/dITP diphosphatase, whose translation MIDEIIIATRNMHKVAEIKDILSDLNIKVVAIMDFPNYPRTVEDGKTLEENAVKKAKEAAAFFKKWVIADDTGLEVEYLNGEPGVFSARYAGESCTYEDNNKKLLSALKGVPADKRGAHFRCVIAISNPEGETAFAEGEIFGIISENSAGEKGFGYDPIFFLPEQNKTFAQLDEKVKNSISHRSRALQKAKEIIKKLSEKN comes from the coding sequence ATGATAGATGAAATAATTATTGCTACGAGAAACATGCATAAAGTAGCGGAAATAAAAGATATTTTGAGCGATTTAAACATTAAAGTTGTTGCTATAATGGATTTTCCGAATTATCCCAGAACTGTTGAAGACGGTAAGACTTTGGAAGAAAATGCCGTAAAAAAAGCAAAAGAAGCTGCTGCTTTTTTTAAGAAATGGGTGATAGCGGATGATACAGGCTTGGAAGTTGAGTATTTAAATGGAGAACCTGGTGTTTTTTCCGCCCGTTATGCAGGAGAAAGTTGTACTTATGAAGATAACAATAAAAAACTTTTATCCGCTTTAAAAGGCGTGCCGGCAGATAAAAGAGGTGCACACTTCAGATGTGTTATCGCGATTTCAAACCCTGAGGGAGAAACAGCTTTTGCAGAAGGTGAGATATTTGGTATAATATCGGAAAATTCGGCGGGAGAAAAAGGTTTCGGCTACGATCCGATTTTTTTTCTTCCTGAGCAAAATAAAACTTTTGCACAACTGGATGAAAAAGTTAAAAATTCCATAAGTCATAGGTCGCGTGCTTTGCAAAAAGCTAAAGAAATAATAAAGAAATTGTCGGAAAAAAATTGA
- the rph gene encoding ribonuclease PH: protein MRYCGKKVNIMRKIKIIKNYLKHAEGSCMFSMGETKVLCVATVEEKVPLFIEQKGKTYGWVTAEYAMLPRSCNQRSSRKRLSEGGRAQEISRLVGRALRASIDLSKLGKRTITIDCDVIRADGGTRTASINGGFIALVLALKNLKKKKLLKDIPVRDFVGAVSVGIYDVGKKVLDLSAKEDNNADLDMNVVMTSGGKFIEIQGTAEGKPFSRKVMDELLDMAHKGIKRITAAQKKLLGEMK from the coding sequence ATAAGATACTGCGGAAAAAAGGTAAACATTATGAGAAAAATCAAAATAATTAAAAACTACCTAAAGCATGCCGAAGGTTCGTGCATGTTTTCTATGGGCGAAACAAAAGTTTTATGCGTTGCGACTGTAGAAGAGAAGGTACCTCTTTTTATCGAACAAAAAGGCAAAACTTATGGATGGGTAACTGCCGAATACGCCATGCTTCCGAGATCATGCAATCAGAGATCCTCAAGGAAAAGACTGTCAGAAGGAGGAAGAGCGCAGGAAATTTCGCGTTTGGTCGGCAGGGCATTAAGGGCTTCGATAGATTTGTCTAAACTTGGTAAAAGAACAATTACGATAGATTGCGATGTGATAAGAGCTGATGGAGGAACAAGAACCGCTTCAATTAACGGCGGTTTTATAGCTTTGGTTCTGGCTCTGAAAAATTTAAAAAAGAAAAAACTTTTAAAAGATATTCCCGTCAGGGATTTTGTCGGCGCTGTAAGTGTGGGCATTTATGACGTCGGGAAAAAAGTGTTGGATTTATCGGCAAAAGAAGATAATAATGCCGATTTGGACATGAACGTAGTTATGACCTCAGGAGGTAAATTTATTGAAATTCAGGGGACGGCGGAAGGCAAGCCGTTCTCAAGAAAAGTAATGGACGAACTTCTCGATATGGCGCATAAAGGCATTAAACGTATAACTGCTGCGCAAAAAAAATTGCTGGGAGAAATGAAATGA
- a CDS encoding valine--tRNA ligase, producing MEKVYNSKDIEQKWCKYWIENKTFSAKPDKNKKPFTIVIPPPNVTGSLHMGHALNNTLQDIIIRFKRLQGYNALWVPGTDHGGIATQNVVEKLLKKEGKTKYDLGRKKFLETMWQWRNETGDIILEQLKKLGCGLDWDRTSFTMDESRSNAVKKAFIELFNRGFIYRGKRLVNWCSRCGTALSDIEVEYENEKSNLWHIKYPLKDSDGFVIVATTRPETMLGDTAVAVNPDDDRYTNFVGKTIVLPIVNREIKIVSDYIVDKSFGTGAVKVTPAHDATDNEISKRNGLEVIEIIDTSGKMINVPKKYLGMSISEARKIVVEDLNAQGFLVKIEDYSHSVGRCYRCSTTIEPLMSEQWFLTVREMSKKAVDAANDARTSFYPASWKKPYVLWLENLRDWCISRQIWWGHRIPVYYCIDENGNKTGCKPTASFDVPKKCPHCKGNKFVQDEDVLDTWFSSALWPFSVFNWGEAENNEDLKYFYPTSVLVTGHEILYLWVARMVQFGLEFMKNIPYNHVFIHGIVRDRHGKKMSKSLGNVVDPLGVMEKYGTDALRFALAQAAAPGRDMQISDESFLAARNFANKIWNASRFIIMNLEGNVRIDVEIKPVELADEWIIAEFSATAKKVTESYEKYDIDSAARELYDFFWTKYCDWYIELSKIRIMSEDVEIKSRVLSLLIYILKLTLQLLSPIMPFIAEEIWQILHKDDENKNIIADSHLSEFKQADTSSIDKMKILQDIIIKIRTLRSEMNISPAIRIEAFFNILDSGKEKIVKDNESYIKQLAKIKEIKFGRELQRPKNSALTVSGGFEIFFPLEGLIDIDKEKARLAKEISLAEFEVKRTSEKLKSDDFIKRAPETEIEKIKARLNEANLKIKKINESLKFLN from the coding sequence ATGGAAAAAGTTTACAATTCTAAAGACATTGAACAAAAGTGGTGTAAATACTGGATAGAAAATAAAACGTTTTCTGCAAAACCTGACAAAAATAAAAAACCGTTTACCATAGTAATACCGCCACCAAACGTAACAGGTTCTCTTCATATGGGACATGCCTTAAATAATACTTTACAGGATATAATTATAAGATTCAAAAGACTTCAAGGATATAATGCTCTTTGGGTTCCTGGCACTGATCACGGCGGAATAGCCACTCAAAATGTAGTTGAAAAACTGCTTAAAAAAGAGGGAAAAACAAAATATGATTTAGGCCGTAAAAAGTTTTTGGAAACTATGTGGCAGTGGAGAAATGAAACCGGAGATATAATTCTTGAACAGCTAAAAAAGCTGGGCTGTGGTCTTGATTGGGACAGAACATCGTTTACAATGGACGAAAGTCGTTCAAATGCCGTAAAAAAAGCGTTTATAGAATTATTTAACAGAGGTTTTATTTACAGAGGCAAAAGACTTGTAAACTGGTGCTCGAGATGCGGTACGGCTTTATCGGACATAGAAGTCGAGTATGAAAATGAAAAAAGCAATTTATGGCATATAAAATATCCTTTAAAAGATTCCGACGGATTTGTCATAGTCGCAACAACTCGGCCAGAAACAATGCTTGGCGATACTGCCGTAGCGGTAAATCCCGACGATGACAGATATACGAATTTTGTCGGTAAGACTATAGTTCTTCCTATCGTAAATAGGGAAATAAAAATTGTTTCAGATTATATAGTCGATAAGTCTTTCGGCACGGGTGCGGTGAAAGTTACTCCTGCTCACGATGCGACGGACAATGAAATTTCCAAAAGAAACGGACTCGAAGTAATAGAAATAATCGATACCAGCGGCAAGATGATAAATGTCCCGAAAAAATATCTTGGCATGAGCATTAGTGAAGCAAGAAAAATCGTTGTCGAAGATTTGAATGCTCAAGGTTTTCTTGTCAAAATTGAAGATTATTCGCATTCGGTAGGCAGATGTTACAGATGTTCCACGACCATAGAACCTTTGATGTCGGAACAATGGTTTTTAACTGTGAGAGAAATGTCAAAAAAGGCGGTTGACGCCGCAAATGATGCAAGAACTTCATTTTATCCCGCTTCATGGAAGAAACCTTATGTTTTATGGCTTGAAAATTTAAGAGACTGGTGTATAAGTCGCCAGATTTGGTGGGGACATAGAATTCCCGTTTATTATTGTATAGATGAAAATGGAAATAAAACCGGCTGCAAACCTACGGCGTCGTTTGACGTTCCCAAAAAATGTCCGCATTGCAAGGGAAACAAATTCGTGCAGGATGAAGACGTTTTAGACACGTGGTTTTCCTCTGCGTTGTGGCCTTTCAGCGTGTTTAACTGGGGCGAAGCCGAAAATAATGAAGATTTGAAATATTTTTATCCTACTTCTGTTTTGGTTACAGGGCATGAAATTCTTTATTTGTGGGTAGCTAGAATGGTTCAGTTCGGCTTGGAGTTTATGAAAAATATTCCATACAATCATGTGTTCATACATGGCATTGTGAGGGACAGACATGGTAAAAAGATGTCTAAATCACTTGGCAATGTGGTCGATCCATTAGGAGTTATGGAAAAGTACGGTACTGACGCATTAAGATTTGCTCTTGCTCAAGCCGCTGCTCCCGGACGAGATATGCAAATTTCGGATGAATCCTTTTTGGCGGCAAGAAATTTTGCAAATAAAATATGGAACGCTTCAAGGTTTATAATTATGAATCTTGAAGGAAATGTCAGAATTGATGTGGAAATTAAGCCGGTTGAACTTGCGGATGAGTGGATTATTGCCGAGTTTTCCGCAACGGCTAAAAAAGTAACCGAATCTTATGAAAAATACGATATAGATTCTGCGGCAAGAGAACTCTATGATTTCTTTTGGACAAAATATTGCGATTGGTATATAGAACTTTCAAAAATACGTATTATGTCCGAAGATGTCGAAATAAAAAGCCGAGTTTTATCGCTGCTGATATATATATTAAAATTGACTTTACAGCTCCTATCACCTATTATGCCGTTTATAGCTGAAGAAATATGGCAGATACTGCATAAAGATGACGAAAATAAAAATATAATCGCAGACAGCCATCTGTCGGAATTCAAACAGGCAGATACTTCTTCAATAGATAAGATGAAAATTCTTCAAGACATAATTATCAAAATAAGAACTCTCAGAAGCGAAATGAACATATCTCCCGCCATACGGATAGAAGCTTTTTTCAATATACTTGACAGCGGTAAAGAAAAAATCGTTAAAGACAATGAAAGTTACATAAAGCAGCTTGCAAAAATTAAAGAAATTAAATTTGGCAGAGAGCTTCAAAGGCCTAAAAATTCTGCTTTAACAGTTTCGGGCGGTTTTGAAATCTTTTTTCCATTAGAAGGACTTATTGATATCGATAAAGAAAAAGCAAGACTTGCAAAAGAGATTTCTCTTGCCGAATTTGAAGTTAAGAGAACTTCTGAAAAACTTAAAAGCGATGATTTTATAAAAAGAGCTCCAGAAACCGAAATAGAAAAAATCAAGGCGCGTCTCAATGAAGCAAATCTCAAGATAAAAAAAATCAATGAAAGCCTGAAATTTTTGAATTAA
- a CDS encoding monomeric [FeFe] hydrogenase, with protein sequence MNIKKNYSEHFKQEVLEEIAKMFYNGILKKEANRIPFNIIPKGQEAEFRCCEYKERAILKLRVLAAFGYSVNEIDESISLNDYAYHDNPDFDHSSDKLLTILRSACKHCVKSRYMVSEICQGCLSRACVRSCHFNAIDVKNRKAAIDKDLCKNCGRCKETCPYGAIFRITVPCEESCPVGAIKKGDKDDDKDSAVIDHSLCISCGKCIKACPFGAVIERTQFLDILKLTNSNVNLAALIAPSIVGQFGVNIGRLKNAIKQLGFKNIYEVASGADITAKMESCEFFDRVLTKGEAFMTTSCCHSYVRLVDKHITELKSFVSNTKTPLHYTAELAHKDNPYITVVFISPCLSKRKEAQKNVLVDFVLSFEELKAMINAKGINLVSCKEEKTSTLTTKEALKFGIRGGVINAIKRYSGNNADLIKGEMISGLNKKNILKLKSYTKGHNVGNLIEVMCCDGGCVGGCNVLCDVYTATKQINKYADENGK encoded by the coding sequence ATGAACATAAAGAAAAATTATTCTGAACATTTTAAGCAGGAAGTTTTAGAAGAAATAGCAAAAATGTTTTACAATGGAATTCTCAAAAAAGAAGCTAATCGAATACCTTTTAATATAATTCCAAAAGGACAAGAAGCAGAATTTAGATGCTGTGAATATAAAGAACGGGCGATTTTAAAACTCAGGGTGCTAGCCGCTTTCGGATATTCTGTTAACGAAATAGACGAGTCAATTTCCTTAAACGACTATGCCTATCATGATAATCCTGACTTTGACCACAGCAGTGATAAGTTGCTTACCATTTTGCGTTCAGCCTGCAAACACTGTGTTAAAAGCAGATATATGGTTTCTGAAATTTGTCAAGGCTGTTTATCACGTGCATGCGTGCGAAGCTGCCATTTTAATGCTATAGATGTTAAAAATCGCAAAGCCGCAATAGATAAGGATTTATGTAAAAACTGTGGCAGATGTAAAGAGACTTGTCCTTACGGAGCGATTTTTAGAATAACCGTTCCTTGTGAAGAATCCTGTCCCGTAGGTGCAATAAAAAAAGGTGATAAAGACGACGATAAGGATAGTGCCGTTATAGATCACAGTTTATGTATAAGCTGCGGGAAATGCATAAAGGCTTGCCCTTTCGGTGCAGTGATAGAAAGAACACAATTTTTAGATATTTTAAAATTGACAAATTCAAATGTTAATCTTGCAGCGTTGATTGCGCCTTCAATTGTCGGGCAATTCGGTGTTAACATTGGCAGATTAAAAAATGCTATAAAACAACTTGGCTTTAAAAATATTTACGAAGTTGCATCAGGTGCGGATATTACAGCAAAAATGGAATCCTGCGAATTTTTTGACAGAGTTTTAACAAAAGGCGAAGCGTTTATGACAACTTCATGCTGTCATTCTTATGTACGCCTTGTAGATAAACATATTACTGAACTCAAATCTTTTGTATCTAATACTAAAACGCCTCTGCATTATACGGCTGAACTTGCACATAAAGATAATCCGTATATAACTGTGGTTTTTATTTCTCCGTGTCTTTCTAAAAGAAAAGAAGCTCAAAAGAATGTACTGGTGGATTTTGTTTTAAGTTTCGAAGAACTTAAAGCAATGATTAATGCAAAAGGCATAAATCTTGTCTCTTGTAAAGAAGAAAAAACCTCAACTTTGACAACAAAAGAAGCGTTAAAATTCGGCATACGTGGAGGAGTTATTAACGCGATTAAACGATATTCTGGAAATAATGCCGATTTAATTAAAGGTGAAATGATTTCAGGATTAAATAAAAAAAACATATTGAAATTAAAATCTTACACAAAAGGCCATAATGTAGGTAATCTGATTGAAGTTATGTGCTGTGATGGAGGTTGTGTTGGAGGTTGTAATGTTTTGTGCGACGTCTATACCGCAACGAAACAGATTAATAAATACGCTGATGAAAATGGCAAATAA
- a CDS encoding peptidylprolyl isomerase — MNAVIETSQGTITIELFPDSAPDTVENFIGLAEGMKEFTDLKTGKKTKKKFYDGLIFHRVIPQFMIQGGCPLGTGSGGPGYKFKDEIEPSLKFDKPGRLAMANSGPDTNGSQFFITETSTPWLNGNHTIFGQVISGLDIVKKIARIEADFSDKPIDPVVIKTITIER; from the coding sequence ATGAATGCAGTTATTGAAACTTCACAGGGAACGATTACGATTGAACTCTTTCCCGACAGCGCACCTGATACCGTAGAAAATTTTATCGGCCTTGCCGAAGGAATGAAAGAGTTTACAGATCTAAAGACCGGAAAAAAGACAAAAAAGAAATTTTACGACGGATTGATTTTCCACAGGGTAATACCACAGTTTATGATTCAGGGGGGGTGTCCATTAGGCACAGGTAGCGGAGGTCCTGGATATAAATTTAAAGATGAAATAGAACCAAGCTTGAAATTTGACAAGCCTGGCAGATTGGCTATGGCAAACTCAGGACCTGACACAAATGGTTCGCAGTTTTTTATAACCGAAACTTCCACACCGTGGCTAAACGGAAACCATACCATATTCGGTCAGGTTATTTCAGGTTTGGACATAGTAAAAAAGATAGCAAGAATCGAAGCCGATTTTTCTGATAAGCCTATAGATCCCGTAGTTATAAAAACTATAACTATTGAAAGATAA